The proteins below are encoded in one region of Mangifera indica cultivar Alphonso chromosome 7, CATAS_Mindica_2.1, whole genome shotgun sequence:
- the LOC123220220 gene encoding endochitinase EP3-like — MFKHLLLAIFIVGVVLLPRPLLAQNCGCAADQCCSRWGYCGTGDDYCGTGCQEGPCYAPNNVSVESIVTDEFFNGILDQADASCVGKSFYSRSSFLEALGSFSTFGRTGTDEDSKREIAAFFAHVTHETGHFCYIEEIDGATKDYCDEENTQYPCNPNKGYYGRGPIQLSWNYNYGPAGVALGFDGLNAPETVANDPIISFKSALWYWTNSVQPVMNQGFGATIRAINGDLECDGGNPSSVQTRINYYTDYCNQLGVSPGDNLTC; from the exons ATGTTCAAACATCTTCTTCTCGCCATTTTTATAGTGGGAGTAGTTCTCCTCCCGAGACCCCTACTGGCTCAAAACTGTGGCTGTGCTGCCGACCAGTGCTGCAGCCGTTGGGGTTATTGTGGCACCGGCGATGACTACTGCGGCACGGGGTGCCAGGAGGGTCCCTGCTACGCGCCGAACAATGTTTCGGTGGAGAGTATAGTGACGGATGAGTTCTTTAATGGGATTCTCGATCAGGCTGATGCGAGTTGTGTTGGGAAAAGCTTCTACTCTCGATCGAGTTTTCTTGAAGCTCTTGGTTCGTTCTCTACGTTTGGGAGGACCGGCACTGATGAGGATTCGAAACGTGAAATTGCAGCCTTCTTTGCTCATGTTACTCATGAAACTGGAC ATTTTTGCTATATTGAAGAGATAGATGGTGCCACCAAGGACTATTGTGACGAAGAAAACACACAGTATCCTTGCAACCCCAACAAAGGCTACTACGGTCGTGGACCGATCCAACTATCCTGGAATTACAATTATGGACCAGCTGGAGTCGCCCTTGGCTTCGACGGCTTAAACGCTCCAGAAACTGTTGCCAACGATCCTATCATATCATTCAAGAGTGCCTTGTGGTATTGGACCAACTCTGTTCAACCTGTAATGAACCAAGGGTTCGGTGCAACCATTCGAGCCATCAATGGTGATCTCGAATGTGATGGTGGAAACCCTAGCTCAGTTCAGACTCGGATTAACTATTACACTGATTATTGCAACCAACTTGGTGTTTCTCCTGGTGATAATCTTACTTGCTAA